ATCTTCTTGCCGACCGCGGTGCTTCCGGTGAAGGTCACCTTGTCCACCCCGGGGTGCGCGACCAGGTATTCGGCCGCGTCGGGTTCGGCGGGCAGGACCGAGAGCACGCCTTCCGGCAGGCCGGCCTCGGTGAAGATGTCCGCGAGCAGGTTGGCGGTGATCGGCGTCAGTGGAGCGGGCTTCAGCACCACGGTGCAGCCCGCGAGCAGCGCGGGCGCGAGCTTGTTTGCCGCGAGGAACAGCGGGACGTTCCACGCGGTGACCGCGGCGACGACGCCGCGCGGCTCGCGGGTGACCCGGGTGGTGCCGAACCCGCCGACGCGGGTCTCGCGCCACGGGAACGACTTCGCCAACGCCGCATAGGCGTCCAGCACGGCGACCGAGGGGAGCTGGTTCAGCGTCATCGCCATCACCTGCGGCGTGCCCACCTCCGCGACGAGGGCGGCCAGGAGATCGGCGGAGCGCTGCTCGATCAGGCGGGCGGCACGGGTGAGCACCTCAGCGCGCTCCTCCGGCGGCGTGGACGGCCACGGGCCGTGGTCGAAGGCGTGACGTGCGGCGTCGACCGCGGCGTCAACATCGATCCGAGTCACCGCGGGGACGCTGCCCACCGCCTCGACCGTGGCTGGCGAGAAGACCTGGACGCGCTCGGCGGTGGCTGGCGCGGCCCAGCGGCCGCCGATGAACAAACTGTCGTAGTGCATGAGAACACGTTACAGTTTTACACCCCGACTGTCTGTAACCTGTTCTAATTTTTCACCCCGGCAACGTCCTGAACAGTGTGAATTCCGACCCCTCGGTTCGCTTTTCGCAGAACGCACTATTGCGTTCTACTGCTGGACAAGGGATGCTGTAGCTACTGATCAGCTCGCTCGATTCATGAACCGATACCGTAACTGGGGAGTCCGAGTCATGGCTGTGCAAGTGATCCGCCGATCGCTGATGACCAGCGATCAGACCGAGCATCAAGCGAAGTCCGTCGGCAGTGGAGGATGGGTGGTCTCCTTCCTACCCGGACGCACCCTGACGATCGAGCAAGCGACCGCGGCCATGCAGGCCGCCGAAGCTGTCGCCGCCGTCCGGACGCTGGCCGATCTGGTCGGGCTCACCCCGCTGGAGACCGTCGGACTCGCCATCCTGGAATCGCCGTGGAGCGAGCCGCTTCGCGCGCCGTACAGTAAGCGGCGCTGGCGTCGCGGATGGCCCGAGCATTAGCTCGGCTAACTTTTAGCTGCTATAACGACCAGGTTGCTCACCAGTAACTCACGCACAGCCGGGATGCGAACCAGCCACCAGGCCCAGCGCGGGTGATATCGGGGAAAGACCGTACGTACGTCGGCGGGAGTGCGCGCCGCCCAACGCAATCCGTCCGCGGCGCGCACCGCGAACAGTGAGGTGCCGAACCGGTTTTTCGGCTCCCGTCCGTGCTTGCGCCGATACCGCCGCGCGGCATATTCGCCGCCGAGGTAGTGCCACGGTCCGGTCTCGTGCCCGCCGAACGGTCCGTGCCACACCGTGTACGACAGCACGATCAGCCCGCCCGGCCTGGTTACCCGCACCATCTCGTCGGCCATCAACCAGGGGTGCGACACGTGCTCGGCGACGTTCGACGAGAAGCAGATGTCCACCGCCTCGTCGCGGAACGGCAGCGCCATCCCGGATCCGCGGACCGCACCCGCCACCGAGAGCCCCGCGGCGTGCATCTCCGAGGGGTCCGGCTCCACCGGGATGTAGCGCGCACCCGTCCGAACGAACGCGTCCGCGAAGTAGCCCGGTCCGCCGCCGACGTCGAGGATCGTGGCGCCGTCCAGCGACCGGCCGGTGAGGTCGGCGTAGAAGTCTGCGATCATTGTCGTGCTGTCGGCGGCAAGGCCGCCGTAGAACAGCGCGGGATCGGTCTGCTCGAACCGGAAACTGCCGAGCAATCGCAGTGATCGGCGCAGGGTCGCCCGACGGGCGAACCGGGGCGAGTTGCCCCACGTGGGCACTGTTTCGGCTTTGAGCACGGCGCAGAGTTTCGCACAACCCCGATGGTCGGCGTTCTGGGCGGGTGCTCGGGTTAGGGTGTACCGCGACATCCGACACTCCCCACCCGACCACCTGACCGAGAGAAGCTCCACCGTGCGCGAAGTCCTCCTGCTCTGCTGGCGTGACACCGGGCACCCACAGGGTGGCGGCAGCGAGCGGTACCTCGAGCAGGTCGGCGCGCAGCTCGCGGCACGCGGGGTCAAGGTCACCCTGCGCACCGCCCGTTACCCAGGGGCGCCGCGGCGGGAACGCATCGACGGCATCGACATCAGCAGGGCGGGCG
The DNA window shown above is from Nocardia sp. NBC_01730 and carries:
- a CDS encoding class I SAM-dependent methyltransferase; translated protein: MLKAETVPTWGNSPRFARRATLRRSLRLLGSFRFEQTDPALFYGGLAADSTTMIADFYADLTGRSLDGATILDVGGGPGYFADAFVRTGARYIPVEPDPSEMHAAGLSVAGAVRGSGMALPFRDEAVDICFSSNVAEHVSHPWLMADEMVRVTRPGGLIVLSYTVWHGPFGGHETGPWHYLGGEYAARRYRRKHGREPKNRFGTSLFAVRAADGLRWAARTPADVRTVFPRYHPRWAWWLVRIPAVRELLVSNLVVIAAKS